One Roseibium sp. HPY-6 genomic region harbors:
- a CDS encoding amino acid ABC transporter permease: MIEFSNWDIIRNLLLAARWTLALSAIAFLGGGLVGLGIMTMRISSRRYVRTLAKAYIGLFQGTPLILQLFIIFFGLPMLGLRTDAWGTAALGLTFYASAFLGEIWRGGVQAVDKGQWDGSAALGLSWYQQMRLIILPQAFDYVRAPTVGFLVQLIKATAVTSIIGFEELVRVAGVINNATFEPLKVYGFVALIFFLICLPLTLYSRILERKAAQGG; the protein is encoded by the coding sequence ATGATTGAATTTAGCAACTGGGACATCATTCGGAATCTGCTTCTTGCTGCACGCTGGACACTGGCCCTGTCCGCAATTGCCTTTTTGGGAGGCGGTCTTGTTGGTCTAGGCATCATGACAATGCGTATCTCATCTCGCCGCTATGTTAGGACCCTCGCAAAAGCTTACATCGGCCTATTTCAAGGCACACCTTTGATCCTGCAGCTCTTCATTATTTTCTTCGGATTACCAATGTTAGGCCTTCGGACCGACGCATGGGGTACAGCCGCCCTTGGCTTAACCTTCTATGCCAGCGCGTTCTTGGGTGAGATCTGGCGTGGCGGGGTACAAGCAGTCGATAAAGGCCAATGGGACGGTAGTGCAGCGCTTGGCCTGAGTTGGTATCAGCAAATGCGTCTCATTATTTTGCCTCAAGCGTTCGACTATGTTCGTGCACCAACCGTAGGCTTTCTTGTTCAGCTAATCAAAGCCACTGCCGTAACCTCGATTATCGGTTTCGAAGAACTTGTACGAGTGGCCGGGGTCATAAATAATGCCACATTCGAGCCACTGAAGGTTTACGGCTTTGTCGCTCTCATCTTCTTCTTGATTTGCTTGCCTCTAACTCTGTACTCGCGAATCCTGGAACGCAAGGCTGCTCAGGGTGGATAG
- a CDS encoding amino acid ABC transporter permease has product MSLEVLKEALSAIAQGVSMTLFLISVTAVVGVVLSTLLAATKRSGYRLLRVLVVCYVELIRNTPFLVQLFFIYFGLPALGIRLDPVYAALLAMILNVTAYTTEIIGAGLDAVPSGQWDAFQALGLRKHIGFLKVILPQALIVIYPALASQIIIMMLESAVVSQIAVRELTHMAELWQSKTYRAFEAYSVVAVIYLLMAISMRRFLVAIGRRFISADIT; this is encoded by the coding sequence ATGAGCCTTGAGGTACTCAAGGAGGCGCTGAGCGCTATCGCGCAAGGCGTCTCCATGACACTGTTTTTGATTTCGGTCACTGCGGTGGTGGGTGTTGTTCTCAGCACGCTTTTGGCAGCAACGAAACGCAGTGGATATCGTCTGCTACGTGTACTGGTCGTTTGTTACGTCGAGTTGATCCGCAATACACCGTTCCTGGTTCAACTGTTTTTCATATATTTCGGACTTCCAGCCTTGGGCATCCGACTTGATCCGGTATACGCCGCCCTTCTCGCTATGATTTTAAATGTGACGGCTTATACGACAGAAATCATCGGGGCTGGCCTGGATGCTGTGCCAAGCGGGCAATGGGATGCTTTCCAGGCGCTAGGGTTGCGTAAGCACATAGGCTTCCTCAAAGTTATCTTGCCGCAAGCGTTGATCGTAATCTATCCCGCGCTCGCCAGTCAGATAATAATCATGATGCTGGAGTCCGCTGTTGTCTCACAGATCGCAGTGCGTGAACTCACACATATGGCGGAGCTTTGGCAATCTAAGACATATCGTGCTTTTGAGGCCTATTCAGTCGTGGCGGTTATCTATCTGCTCATGGCCATCTCAATGCGTCGCTTTTTGGTGGCGATTGGGAGACGCTTTATTTCGGCGGACATCACATGA
- a CDS encoding transporter substrate-binding domain-containing protein yields MAVLLVGASLSSVAADALEDIKSSGTIKIGIFPDFPPFSSASSDLSIQGYDIDVANFIGEKLGVDVELVNVTGQNRIPLLNDKRVDVLMSVGYSDERFKVIDYAAPYAPYYIGVIGPAAMKIENEADLAGKTVAVNRGTLEDTSLTKAASDDTTIRRFDNYSAVIQAFISGQVDLMVVGNDVGARVLAEQTDLEPEQKFQLLTSPSHVALNHDEEPLKAALKEAIAEMMESGALNTSSEKWLKVPLDPANLVRN; encoded by the coding sequence ATGGCGGTCCTTTTGGTCGGGGCAAGCTTATCCTCGGTTGCCGCAGACGCTCTGGAGGATATCAAATCTAGCGGTACGATCAAAATCGGTATCTTTCCCGACTTTCCGCCATTCTCCTCTGCGAGCTCGGACCTGAGTATCCAGGGTTATGACATCGACGTGGCTAACTTCATTGGCGAGAAATTGGGCGTTGACGTTGAACTCGTGAACGTGACGGGCCAAAATCGCATTCCACTTCTTAATGACAAGCGCGTCGATGTTCTTATGAGCGTCGGCTACAGCGACGAGCGCTTCAAAGTCATCGACTATGCGGCACCCTATGCCCCGTATTACATCGGAGTAATCGGGCCGGCAGCTATGAAAATCGAGAATGAAGCAGATCTGGCAGGCAAAACCGTTGCCGTGAACCGAGGCACATTGGAAGACACCTCGCTCACGAAAGCTGCATCCGATGACACGACAATCCGGCGTTTCGACAACTACAGCGCAGTCATCCAAGCTTTCATCTCAGGCCAGGTTGATCTGATGGTAGTCGGTAATGATGTAGGCGCACGGGTTCTTGCAGAACAGACGGACCTCGAGCCAGAACAGAAGTTTCAGCTTTTGACGTCGCCCTCCCATGTCGCTTTGAACCATGACGAAGAGCCGTTGAAGGCTGCGCTTAAGGAGGCGATAGCTGAAATGATGGAGTCAGGCGCATTGAACACTTCATCTGAAAAATGGCTCAAAGTTCCGCTTGATCCGGCGAATCTCGTCAGGAATTAG
- a CDS encoding GntR family transcriptional regulator — MNIRVEIVDFDHSMNQLSRLADRMDLDSSNAPRRAADVIREAIISGLLQSGTALKQSSIADALQTSKIPLREALHQLEGQGLVDFEPNRGFVVSATSVSEMFESFKLRLHLEKFAVRESLPKATESDLDKVEALIDDFEKLTDVSVSSHWNLRLHLAFYAPAKMRHLERMITRAHTIAHRYTHIYMQHHGQSVVSQDEHRKILDAYRQGEVDLAVTLMDSHISVASNRFARDLEPRLQHEK, encoded by the coding sequence GTGAACATCAGGGTGGAAATCGTGGATTTTGATCACTCGATGAATCAATTGTCACGATTGGCAGACCGGATGGATCTGGATTCCTCCAATGCGCCACGAAGAGCAGCTGACGTGATCCGAGAGGCGATCATCTCTGGTCTTTTACAAAGTGGTACTGCTTTAAAGCAATCCAGTATCGCAGATGCACTACAGACTAGTAAAATTCCTTTGCGAGAAGCCCTGCATCAACTGGAAGGTCAAGGTTTAGTAGACTTTGAGCCTAATCGTGGGTTTGTGGTCTCTGCGACGTCTGTGTCCGAAATGTTTGAGAGTTTCAAACTTCGACTTCACTTGGAAAAGTTCGCCGTCCGGGAGTCACTCCCAAAGGCAACAGAAAGCGATTTGGACAAAGTCGAAGCATTGATTGATGACTTCGAGAAGCTGACGGATGTATCCGTGTCCAGCCATTGGAACCTCAGGCTGCATCTGGCTTTCTACGCTCCAGCCAAAATGCGTCATCTCGAACGGATGATCACGAGGGCGCATACGATCGCCCATCGATACACACACATTTATATGCAGCATCATGGCCAGAGCGTCGTCTCACAAGATGAACATCGCAAAATCCTAGACGCCTATCGCCAAGGCGAGGTTGATCTCGCCGTCACACTCATGGACAGCCATATTTCAGTAGCTTCAAACCGCTTCGCTCGAGACCTTGAGCCAAGGTTGCAACATGAAAAATAA
- a CDS encoding Rid family hydrolase, producing the protein MREKVSLPKTDKLLAKLKTPTSILVRSHGTLYSCGVPPIDLENGTLVEGSVESQAEAVLALMKQALEEAGSSMSKVIKTTIFVTDTSHFGPVNEVYKKHFEEPYPVRSFIAVKPWSINMDIEIECIAEC; encoded by the coding sequence ATGAGAGAAAAAGTCAGTCTTCCAAAAACCGATAAGCTACTCGCAAAACTCAAAACGCCCACCTCCATTTTGGTGCGAAGCCATGGAACTTTATACAGTTGTGGTGTTCCCCCCATTGACCTCGAAAATGGAACCCTGGTGGAAGGATCGGTTGAAAGTCAGGCTGAGGCCGTATTGGCTTTGATGAAGCAAGCACTCGAAGAAGCTGGATCTTCGATGTCCAAGGTTATCAAAACAACAATCTTCGTCACTGACACAAGCCATTTTGGCCCTGTCAATGAGGTCTATAAAAAGCACTTCGAAGAGCCTTATCCAGTGCGATCATTTATAGCTGTAAAACCCTGGTCCATAAACATGGACATCGAGATTGAGTGTATTGCCGAATGTTGA
- a CDS encoding RraA family protein — protein sequence MLRSEIETALSSLTGVETATIGHFMTEGFLDPEISAIVPQARIFGTAFTCRFGGDDGTALVHAVSEVEPGQIIVVDRMNDRKHACWGAVMTVAAQERGAVGAVIDGYITDRAAIVEAGFPIWCRGFSPITTKIGKGHGSIRLKIKCGNVVLKQDDVVLADENGVVVLNPEDVAAIAAKAHELQGQEPKVIEQLRKGKSYAEINPPPELFDHHNDMPPK from the coding sequence ATGCTGAGATCTGAAATAGAAACTGCGCTTTCAAGCCTAACGGGAGTTGAAACAGCGACGATCGGGCACTTCATGACCGAAGGTTTTTTAGACCCGGAAATATCTGCAATTGTTCCTCAGGCGCGCATTTTTGGTACGGCATTCACCTGCCGTTTTGGTGGTGATGATGGAACCGCGTTGGTCCACGCAGTGTCCGAAGTGGAGCCGGGCCAAATAATTGTAGTTGATCGTATGAATGATAGAAAACACGCATGTTGGGGCGCGGTGATGACGGTAGCCGCGCAGGAGCGCGGCGCTGTTGGAGCTGTCATTGACGGCTATATCACCGACAGAGCTGCAATTGTTGAGGCAGGTTTTCCAATCTGGTGCCGAGGCTTTTCACCTATTACGACCAAGATTGGCAAAGGACATGGCTCCATACGCTTAAAGATCAAATGTGGAAACGTGGTCCTGAAACAGGACGACGTCGTTCTTGCCGACGAAAATGGGGTCGTCGTTCTAAACCCGGAAGATGTTGCCGCTATAGCTGCGAAAGCGCACGAGCTCCAAGGCCAAGAACCTAAGGTGATTGAACAGCTCCGAAAGGGAAAGAGTTACGCGGAAATCAACCCACCTCCCGAACTCTTCGATCATCATAATGATATGCCGCCGAAGTAG